A DNA window from Kitasatospora viridis contains the following coding sequences:
- a CDS encoding non-ribosomal peptide synthetase has protein sequence MNGGFGRRAEVADEAARQEPGPDPTGDPGPDPAADSVHCPTSFAQERLWFLDQLRPGAVDYLLPLALRIGGPLDPEALVRAVQAVLERHEVLRTRYPAVHGAPVQEIARQAELPFEHVDLTHLPPEQREAGAREIVDRGTRRPFDLATELPLRLTLVRLAEDEHLLFLLVHHIAMDGWSWDVLARELDAFYGALSGSGGPAPEPLPVQYADFALWQREYLSGERLEGQLAYWRDRLAGLQPLVLPTDRPRPAVWDAAGDAVDFELDPELVKWVRALAREHGATPFMVLLAAYQALLARHSGQHDIAVGTPVAGRPLVEVEDLLGFFANTLVLRADLSGSPSFLDLLAQVRETALDAFAHQDLPFERLVDELAPERELSGNPLFRASFVLQNAASRPFTLPGLDVQPYPAGGAGAAFDLTLQLLEDEGGALTASLRYADALFDRTTAARLAEHYVRLLRGVLADPGAPLARAELLSAEERTQLVDGWNDTATEFPSGACVHELFEQQAARTPQAVAVASESGSLTYAELDACADRLAHRLRASGVGPEVLVALRLRRGPALVVAVLAVLKAGGGYLPTDPGHPAARVLELLTDSAAAVLLTEDGLGPAPEGWPGRTLLLGEDAADPTAQPLVPAPAAGAPAAPDNTAYVIYTSGSTGRPKGVVITHRNLVNYVTWAAAAYRTGGWGTPLYSSLAFDLPVTSLFPALLSGSTVTLTPDGGTGLDELARALREDSFDLVKLTPAHLAVLGAALPPGALSGTARLVVGGEILTGRQLDPWARHAPDTVVINEYGPTEATVGCCVFECRAADLDPGAVPIGRPIANTRLFVLDEELAPVPVGVVGELYIGGAGLARGYLGRPGLTADRFVPDPFSAVRGDRLYRTGDLVRYRADGVLECLGRVDDQVKIRGYRIEPGEIEAVLNEHPAVRGSAVAVQGEPDDRRLVAYLVAAEGARPDPDELRDHLARRLPEHMVPTVFTALPAIPLGASGKVDRAALPHHAAGRLESARAHLAPRTELERGVAAVWAEFLDVPRIGVHDDFFALGGHSLLATRVAFRLREEFGVELALSEVFAARTVARLAELIAADDGRRHPAVRRVDRDLPLPLSFAQQRMWFLDRLAPGATDYLVPVPLRLGGPLDERALRAALDELLSRHEVLRTRYVEQGDALVALVDPPGPLPLHRLDAADSSPQDGAARMREIVEQDLGRPFDLARQLPVRATLARFADQDHLLLLTLHHIVADAWSLDVLAGELRDLYAAFRAGDGSPLAAPALQYADFAGWQRDWAEGPAQAGQLAFWRERLAGAATLELPTDRPRPATRDPRGHDLLLTVPAEVARPVVEFGRRHGATPFMVLLAAFQALLGRYTGQQDIVVGTPVAGRGHAELQGLVGLCVNTLVLRADLSGDPSFAGLLARVRDGALAAYAHQDLPFEQLVDELAPQRDLSRNPLFQVAFEVRQAAGTPFALAGLRVEPVEVAWPVAKFDLMLSVEELPDGALRCWFEYATALFDQESVQRLADHYLRLLAGLAADPDRPLSRLELLAAPELRQLEQAARGAVVRRPDRCLHELVAEQAAATPGATAVVHGTTEWTYRRLDERADRLARHLISLGAGPEVRVAVGLRRGPDLVTALLAVLKAGSTYVPLDPEHPAARREHMLRDSGAALLIGDASAALPGFPVDVLLDGGDPDWSTARDDTALPAVDPAGAAYAVYTSGSTGLPKGVLVTHEGIRNRVLWTVERHGLSAGDRVLQKTSIGFDAAMWEFLAPLVSGGTIVLAPDGAHRDPAAMVRAMTEHGVTVLQLVPSVLSTLVEQPELADCTSLRLVCCAGEPLPARLCERLLELVPVELYNTYGPTECSIDVTAWRYQPDPEARTVSIGLPLDNLRILVLDGDDNLVPVGVPGELTVAGVALARGYLGRPGLTAERFTPNPFPQEPGDGPLLPGGGQGGRLYRTGDRVRRHADGRLEYLGRLDAQLKVRGVRIEPGEVESALCAHPAVTAAVVGVHRRDEGDHRLVAHVVPAPGAALDPQRLRAHLTGRLPEAMIPTAFVLLERLPLTASGKVDRAALPAPDLDRAQSAGEYVAPRSPVEQTLAVLFADVLGVRRVGAHDDFFTLGGHSLLATRLAFRVRTALGVELPLAEVFALRTPARLAELIETGYRGVELPPITPVGGDGPLPLSSAQQRLWFLDRLEPGSAEYLVPTVLRLTGELDERALSGALTEVVARHRVLRTRYTEQAGVPAQLVDRPGPVEPAVVDLRGACERDVRFAVAQETALPFDLERELPLRAALLRTGDAEWLFVLTLHHIATDAWSTDVITRELWSCYQAFRADLPVPLAPLTVQYSDFAQWQLERLGEPVLADQLAYWQQRLAGLQPLELPTDRPRPAVRDPRGALLTVDVPADLGPAVAALARARSATPFMVLLAAFQVLLARYSGQQDIAVGTPVAGRTRAETEDLVGLFVNTVVLRADLSAQPTFGQLLDQVRADAVQAYAHQDLPFERVVDELRPERDLSRNPLFQVMFDLLHAPQSPPELDGLGIEQLGTDWQVAKFDLTVSLGERADGSLECLFEYSTALFDRSTVRRMADHYLRLLRSALDAPDTRVGELAMVTDPERRQLLDDWSGRPAERPRRCVPELVAARAAAAPHALAAVFAGEDASSSLSYGELDARANQLAHHLGTLGVGPESVVGVCMERGTDVLVALLGVLKAGGCYVPFDPAHPAERLSFMLDDAGVQVVLTHSRFADRVAGGRGRVVRLDGDRAQLDRQPATAPEVTIDPGQLAYAIYTSGSTGQPKGVLIQHDSYAHHCEVIADAYGIGPDDRVVLLSALTFDVAMDQMAATLLAGATVVVSDPLFWSPAELPDRLAQHRVTIMEITPAYYRELVAGLAPGDQRLGGLRLMNVGSDVVTVDDARSWAATGLPARFLCNYGPTEATVTCVLHPVAGDPAGARGESTLPIGRPVPGTTAYILDPDLNPVPVGVPGELYLGGIRLARGYHRRPGLTGERFVPDPFGGEPGGRLYRTGDLVRYAADGTIEFLGRIDQQVKIRGFRIELGEIEAVLAQHPRLRAVAVVAREVQPGDRRLVAYLVGEDGTVPDPAELRLFLGDQLPEYMIPSLWVPLAELPLTSSKKVDRRALPTPEPDRAQLTTAYLAPRTPLETALAGIWADILRLDRVGVDDGFFDLGGHSLLATRVLAQIRQAFGVDLPLRRLFEAPTVALLAESVEQAVEAQIAELSDEEVERLLAAEGE, from the coding sequence GTGAACGGTGGTTTCGGCCGGCGGGCCGAGGTGGCGGACGAGGCCGCACGGCAGGAGCCCGGGCCGGACCCGACCGGGGACCCAGGGCCCGATCCGGCGGCGGACTCCGTACACTGCCCGACGTCCTTCGCCCAGGAACGCCTCTGGTTCCTGGACCAGTTGCGGCCGGGGGCGGTCGACTACCTGCTGCCGCTGGCCCTGCGGATCGGCGGTCCGCTGGACCCGGAGGCCCTGGTCCGCGCGGTGCAGGCCGTGCTGGAGCGGCACGAGGTGCTGCGGACCCGGTACCCGGCGGTGCACGGCGCGCCGGTGCAGGAGATCGCCCGGCAGGCCGAACTTCCGTTCGAGCACGTCGATCTGACGCACCTTCCGCCCGAGCAGCGGGAGGCCGGGGCGCGCGAGATCGTCGACCGGGGCACCCGGCGCCCGTTCGACCTCGCCACCGAGCTGCCGCTGCGGCTGACCCTGGTGCGCCTGGCCGAGGACGAGCACCTGCTCTTCCTGCTGGTCCACCACATCGCCATGGACGGCTGGTCCTGGGACGTGCTGGCCCGCGAACTCGACGCGTTCTACGGTGCCTTGAGCGGCAGCGGCGGGCCGGCGCCGGAGCCGCTGCCGGTGCAGTACGCCGACTTCGCGCTCTGGCAGCGCGAGTACCTGTCCGGCGAGCGACTGGAAGGCCAACTCGCCTACTGGCGCGACCGGCTGGCCGGGCTGCAGCCGCTGGTGCTGCCCACCGACCGGCCCCGGCCGGCGGTCTGGGACGCCGCCGGCGACGCCGTCGACTTCGAGCTCGACCCCGAACTGGTCAAGTGGGTGCGGGCATTGGCCCGGGAGCACGGTGCGACGCCGTTCATGGTGCTGCTCGCCGCCTACCAGGCGCTGCTGGCCCGCCACAGCGGCCAGCACGACATCGCGGTCGGCACGCCGGTGGCCGGCCGGCCGCTGGTGGAGGTCGAGGACCTGCTCGGGTTCTTCGCCAACACCCTGGTGCTGCGCGCCGACCTGTCCGGCTCGCCGTCCTTCCTCGACCTGCTGGCCCAGGTGCGGGAGACGGCGCTGGACGCCTTCGCCCACCAGGACCTGCCCTTCGAGCGGCTGGTCGACGAACTCGCCCCCGAGCGGGAGCTCTCCGGCAACCCGCTGTTCCGGGCCTCGTTCGTGCTGCAGAACGCCGCCTCCCGGCCGTTCACCCTCCCCGGCCTGGACGTGCAGCCCTACCCGGCCGGCGGGGCGGGCGCGGCCTTCGACCTGACGCTGCAACTGCTGGAGGACGAGGGCGGCGCGCTGACCGCCTCGCTGCGGTACGCCGACGCGCTGTTCGACCGAACCACCGCGGCCCGGCTCGCCGAGCACTACGTCCGGCTGCTGCGCGGCGTGCTGGCCGACCCCGGCGCGCCGCTGGCCCGGGCCGAGCTGCTCTCGGCCGAGGAGCGGACCCAGCTGGTGGACGGCTGGAACGACACGGCGACGGAGTTCCCCTCGGGGGCCTGCGTGCACGAGCTGTTCGAGCAGCAGGCCGCGCGCACCCCGCAGGCCGTCGCGGTGGCCTCGGAGAGCGGCTCGCTGACCTACGCCGAGCTGGACGCCTGCGCCGACCGGCTGGCGCACCGCCTGCGGGCGAGCGGCGTCGGCCCGGAGGTGCTGGTCGCGCTGCGCCTGCGGCGCGGGCCCGCGCTGGTGGTCGCCGTGCTCGCGGTGCTGAAGGCCGGCGGCGGGTACCTGCCCACCGATCCGGGCCACCCGGCGGCGCGGGTGCTGGAGCTGCTCACCGACTCGGCCGCCGCGGTGCTACTCACCGAGGACGGGCTCGGGCCCGCGCCGGAGGGCTGGCCCGGCCGCACGCTGCTGCTCGGCGAGGACGCGGCGGACCCGACGGCGCAGCCGCTCGTTCCGGCCCCGGCGGCCGGAGCGCCCGCCGCGCCGGACAACACCGCGTACGTGATCTACACCTCGGGCTCGACCGGGCGCCCCAAGGGCGTCGTCATCACGCACCGCAACCTGGTCAACTACGTGACCTGGGCCGCCGCCGCCTACCGGACCGGCGGCTGGGGCACCCCGCTGTACTCCTCGCTCGCCTTCGACCTGCCGGTCACCTCGCTCTTCCCGGCCCTGCTGTCGGGCAGCACCGTGACGCTCACGCCCGACGGCGGCACCGGCCTGGACGAGCTGGCCCGTGCCCTGCGCGAGGACAGCTTCGACCTCGTCAAACTGACGCCCGCCCACCTGGCCGTGCTGGGCGCGGCGCTGCCGCCCGGTGCGCTGAGCGGCACCGCCCGACTGGTGGTCGGCGGCGAGATCCTGACGGGCCGTCAGCTGGACCCGTGGGCCCGGCACGCCCCCGACACGGTGGTGATCAACGAGTACGGGCCCACCGAGGCGACCGTCGGCTGCTGCGTCTTCGAGTGCCGGGCCGCCGACCTGGATCCCGGGGCCGTCCCGATCGGCCGCCCGATCGCCAACACCCGGCTGTTCGTGCTGGACGAGGAGCTGGCGCCGGTGCCGGTCGGCGTGGTCGGCGAGCTGTACATCGGCGGCGCCGGACTGGCCCGCGGCTACCTGGGCCGCCCCGGCCTGACCGCCGACCGGTTCGTGCCGGACCCGTTCTCGGCGGTTCGGGGCGATCGTCTGTACCGGACCGGCGACCTGGTCCGGTACCGCGCCGACGGCGTCCTGGAGTGCCTGGGGCGGGTGGACGACCAGGTCAAGATCCGCGGCTACCGGATCGAGCCCGGCGAGATCGAGGCCGTGCTGAACGAGCACCCGGCCGTGCGCGGGTCCGCCGTCGCGGTCCAGGGCGAGCCGGACGACCGGCGGCTGGTGGCCTACCTGGTCGCCGCCGAGGGTGCCCGGCCGGACCCGGACGAGCTGCGCGACCACCTGGCCCGGCGGCTGCCCGAGCACATGGTCCCGACCGTGTTCACCGCCCTGCCGGCGATCCCGCTGGGCGCCAGCGGGAAGGTCGACCGGGCGGCCCTCCCCCACCACGCGGCCGGCCGACTGGAGTCGGCCCGCGCGCACCTGGCGCCGCGCACGGAGCTGGAGCGCGGCGTCGCCGCCGTGTGGGCCGAGTTCCTGGACGTGCCGCGGATCGGGGTGCACGACGACTTCTTCGCGCTGGGCGGCCACTCGCTGCTCGCCACCCGGGTCGCCTTCCGGCTGCGCGAGGAGTTCGGCGTCGAGCTGGCGCTGAGCGAGGTGTTCGCCGCCCGGACGGTGGCCCGGCTCGCCGAGCTGATCGCGGCCGACGACGGCCGCCGGCACCCCGCCGTGCGCCGCGTGGACCGGGACCTGCCGCTGCCGCTCTCCTTCGCGCAGCAGCGGATGTGGTTCCTCGACCGGCTGGCCCCCGGCGCCACCGACTACCTGGTGCCGGTGCCGCTGCGGCTGGGCGGCCCGCTGGACGAGCGGGCGCTGCGCGCGGCGCTCGACGAACTGCTCTCCCGGCACGAGGTGTTGCGCACCCGCTACGTCGAACAGGGTGACGCACTGGTCGCGCTGGTCGACCCGCCCGGGCCGCTGCCGCTGCACCGGCTCGACGCAGCCGACAGCTCCCCGCAGGACGGCGCGGCCCGGATGCGCGAGATCGTCGAGCAGGACCTGGGCCGGCCCTTCGACCTCGCCCGGCAGCTCCCGGTGCGCGCCACCCTGGCCCGGTTCGCCGACCAGGATCACCTGTTGCTGTTGACCCTGCACCACATCGTCGCGGACGCCTGGTCCCTGGACGTCCTGGCGGGCGAACTGCGCGACCTGTACGCGGCGTTCCGGGCCGGCGACGGCTCGCCGCTGGCCGCGCCCGCACTCCAGTACGCGGACTTCGCCGGCTGGCAGCGGGACTGGGCCGAGGGCCCCGCCCAGGCCGGGCAACTCGCCTTCTGGCGCGAGCGGCTGGCGGGCGCCGCCACCCTGGAGCTGCCCACCGACCGACCCCGGCCGGCCACCCGCGACCCGCGCGGGCACGACCTCCTGCTCACCGTCCCGGCCGAAGTCGCGCGCCCGGTGGTCGAGTTCGGGCGCCGGCACGGCGCCACCCCGTTCATGGTGCTGCTCGCCGCCTTCCAGGCACTGCTCGGCCGCTACACCGGCCAGCAGGACATCGTGGTCGGCACGCCGGTGGCCGGCCGCGGGCACGCCGAGCTGCAGGGGCTGGTCGGACTGTGCGTCAACACCCTGGTGCTGCGCGCCGACCTGTCCGGCGATCCGTCCTTCGCCGGGCTGCTGGCCCGGGTCAGGGACGGCGCGCTGGCCGCCTACGCCCACCAGGACCTGCCGTTCGAGCAGTTGGTGGACGAGCTGGCCCCGCAGCGCGACCTGTCCCGCAACCCGCTCTTCCAGGTCGCCTTCGAGGTGCGCCAGGCCGCCGGCACGCCGTTCGCACTGGCCGGCCTGCGGGTGGAGCCGGTGGAAGTGGCCTGGCCGGTGGCCAAGTTCGACCTCATGCTGTCCGTGGAGGAGCTGCCCGACGGCGCCCTGCGGTGCTGGTTCGAGTACGCCACCGCGCTGTTCGACCAGGAGAGCGTGCAGCGGCTGGCCGACCACTACCTCCGCCTGCTGGCGGGCCTCGCCGCCGATCCCGACCGCCCGCTCAGCCGCCTGGAGCTGCTCGCCGCCCCCGAGCTGCGCCAACTGGAGCAGGCCGCCCGGGGTGCGGTGGTCCGGCGGCCCGACCGGTGCCTGCACGAGCTGGTCGCCGAGCAGGCCGCCGCCACCCCGGGCGCGACCGCCGTGGTCCACGGCACGACCGAGTGGACGTACCGCCGGCTCGACGAACGGGCCGACCGGCTGGCCCGGCACCTGATCTCCCTGGGGGCCGGCCCCGAGGTCCGCGTGGCGGTCGGGCTGCGCCGCGGCCCGGACCTGGTCACGGCGCTGCTGGCGGTCCTGAAGGCGGGCTCGACCTACGTCCCGCTCGACCCCGAGCACCCGGCCGCCCGCCGCGAGCACATGCTGCGCGACAGCGGCGCCGCCCTGCTGATCGGCGACGCCTCGGCGGCCCTGCCCGGGTTCCCGGTCGACGTGCTGCTCGACGGCGGCGACCCGGACTGGTCGACCGCGCGCGACGACACCGCCCTGCCGGCGGTCGACCCGGCCGGCGCCGCGTACGCCGTCTACACCTCCGGTTCGACCGGCCTGCCCAAGGGCGTGCTGGTGACCCACGAGGGCATCCGCAACCGGGTGTTGTGGACGGTCGAGCGGCACGGCCTGTCGGCCGGCGACCGGGTGCTGCAGAAGACCTCGATCGGCTTCGACGCGGCGATGTGGGAGTTCCTGGCCCCGCTGGTGTCCGGCGGCACGATCGTGCTGGCGCCCGACGGCGCGCACCGCGACCCCGCCGCGATGGTCCGGGCGATGACCGAACACGGCGTCACCGTGCTGCAGTTGGTGCCGTCCGTGCTCAGCACCCTGGTGGAGCAGCCGGAGCTGGCCGACTGCACCAGCCTGCGCCTGGTCTGCTGCGCGGGCGAACCGCTGCCGGCCCGGCTGTGCGAGCGCCTGCTGGAGCTGGTGCCGGTCGAGCTGTACAACACCTACGGGCCCACCGAGTGCTCGATCGACGTCACCGCCTGGCGCTACCAGCCGGACCCGGAGGCCCGCACCGTCTCCATCGGGCTGCCGCTGGACAACCTGCGGATCCTGGTGCTCGACGGCGACGACAACCTCGTGCCGGTCGGCGTGCCCGGCGAGTTGACCGTGGCGGGCGTCGCCCTCGCCCGCGGCTACCTCGGCCGCCCGGGGCTGACCGCCGAGCGGTTCACCCCCAACCCGTTCCCGCAGGAACCCGGCGATGGGCCCCTCCTGCCCGGCGGCGGGCAAGGAGGGCGCTTGTACCGCACCGGCGACCGGGTGCGGCGGCACGCCGACGGCCGGCTGGAGTACCTGGGCCGGCTCGACGCCCAGCTCAAGGTCCGGGGCGTGCGCATCGAACCGGGCGAGGTCGAGAGCGCCCTGTGCGCGCACCCGGCCGTCACCGCCGCCGTGGTGGGCGTGCACCGCCGGGACGAGGGCGACCACCGGCTGGTCGCCCACGTGGTGCCCGCACCCGGCGCGGCGCTCGACCCGCAGCGGCTGCGGGCGCACCTGACCGGCCGGCTGCCGGAGGCGATGATCCCCACCGCCTTCGTGCTGCTGGAGCGGCTCCCGCTGACCGCCAGCGGCAAGGTCGACCGCGCCGCGCTGCCCGCGCCGGACCTGGACCGGGCGCAGTCGGCGGGCGAGTACGTCGCCCCGCGCTCCCCCGTGGAGCAGACCCTGGCCGTGCTCTTCGCCGACGTGCTGGGCGTGCGGCGGGTCGGCGCGCACGACGACTTCTTCACCCTGGGCGGCCACTCGCTGCTCGCCACCCGGCTCGCCTTCCGAGTGCGCACCGCGCTCGGCGTCGAGCTGCCGCTCGCCGAGGTCTTCGCGCTGCGCACGCCCGCCCGCCTGGCCGAGCTGATCGAGACGGGGTACCGGGGGGTGGAGCTGCCGCCGATCACCCCGGTCGGCGGGGACGGGCCGCTGCCGCTCTCCTCGGCCCAGCAGCGCCTCTGGTTCCTGGACCGGCTGGAGCCGGGCAGCGCCGAGTACCTGGTGCCGACCGTGCTGCGGCTGACCGGCGAGCTGGACGAGCGGGCGCTCTCCGGGGCCCTGACCGAGGTGGTCGCCCGCCACCGGGTGCTGCGCACCCGGTACACCGAACAGGCGGGCGTGCCGGCCCAGTTGGTGGACCGTCCGGGCCCGGTGGAGCCGGCCGTGGTGGACCTGCGGGGGGCCTGCGAGCGCGACGTGCGCTTCGCGGTCGCCCAGGAGACCGCGCTGCCCTTCGACCTGGAGCGCGAACTCCCGCTGCGGGCCGCACTGCTGCGCACCGGGGACGCCGAGTGGCTGTTCGTCCTGACGCTCCACCACATCGCCACCGACGCCTGGTCCACGGATGTGATCACCCGTGAGCTCTGGTCCTGCTACCAGGCCTTCCGCGCCGACCTGCCGGTGCCGCTGGCCCCGCTGACGGTGCAGTACTCCGACTTCGCCCAGTGGCAGCTGGAGCGGCTCGGCGAGCCGGTGCTGGCCGATCAACTGGCCTACTGGCAGCAGCGGCTGGCCGGGCTGCAACCGCTGGAGCTGCCCACCGACCGGCCCCGGCCGGCGGTGCGCGACCCGCGCGGCGCGCTACTGACGGTCGACGTCCCCGCGGACCTCGGCCCGGCCGTCGCGGCCCTGGCCCGAGCCCGCTCGGCCACCCCGTTCATGGTCCTGCTGGCCGCCTTCCAGGTGCTGCTGGCGCGCTACAGCGGGCAGCAGGACATCGCGGTGGGCACCCCGGTGGCCGGCCGCACCCGGGCCGAGACCGAGGACCTGGTGGGCCTGTTCGTCAACACCGTGGTGCTGCGGGCCGACCTGTCGGCCCAGCCGACCTTCGGCCAGCTGCTGGACCAGGTGCGGGCCGACGCCGTGCAGGCCTACGCCCACCAGGACCTGCCGTTCGAGCGCGTGGTGGACGAACTGCGGCCCGAGCGCGACCTGTCCCGCAATCCGCTCTTCCAGGTGATGTTCGACCTGCTGCACGCGCCGCAGAGCCCGCCGGAGCTCGACGGCCTCGGGATCGAGCAGCTGGGCACCGACTGGCAGGTCGCCAAGTTCGACCTGACGGTCTCCCTCGGCGAGCGGGCCGACGGCAGCCTGGAGTGCCTCTTCGAGTACTCCACCGCGCTGTTCGACCGGTCCACGGTGCGGCGGATGGCGGACCACTACCTGCGGCTGCTGCGCAGCGCCCTCGACGCCCCGGACACCCGGGTCGGCGAGCTGGCAATGGTCACCGACCCGGAGCGCCGGCAGCTGCTGGACGACTGGAGCGGCCGGCCGGCCGAGCGGCCGCGGCGCTGCGTGCCCGAGCTGGTCGCGGCCCGGGCCGCGGCCGCCCCCCACGCGCTCGCCGCGGTGTTCGCCGGGGAGGACGCGAGCAGCAGCCTCAGCTACGGCGAACTCGACGCCCGCGCCAACCAGTTGGCGCACCACCTGGGCACGCTCGGAGTCGGCCCGGAGAGCGTGGTCGGCGTCTGCATGGAACGCGGGACCGACGTGCTGGTCGCGCTGCTCGGCGTGCTCAAGGCCGGCGGCTGCTACGTCCCGTTCGACCCCGCGCACCCCGCCGAACGGCTCTCCTTCATGCTCGACGACGCCGGGGTCCAGGTGGTGCTGACGCACAGCCGCTTCGCCGACCGGGTGGCCGGCGGGCGGGGCCGGGTGGTCCGCCTCGACGGCGACCGGGCGCAGCTCGACCGGCAGCCCGCCACGGCGCCCGAGGTGACCATCGATCCAGGTCAACTCGCCTACGCCATCTACACCTCGGGGTCGACCGGGCAGCCGAAGGGCGTGCTGATCCAGCACGACTCCTACGCCCACCACTGCGAGGTGATCGCCGACGCCTACGGCATCGGCCCGGACGACCGCGTCGTCCTGCTGTCGGCGCTCACCTTCGACGTGGCGATGGACCAGATGGCGGCCACCCTGCTGGCCGGCGCGACCGTGGTGGTGAGCGACCCGCTGTTCTGGAGCCCGGCCGAGCTGCCGGACCGGCTGGCCCAGCACCGCGTCACGATCATGGAGATCACGCCGGCCTACTACCGCGAGCTCGTCGCGGGCCTGGCCCCCGGCGACCAACGGCTCGGCGGGCTGCGGCTGATGAACGTCGGCAGCGACGTGGTCACGGTGGACGACGCGCGGAGCTGGGCCGCCACCGGGCTGCCTGCCAGGTTCCTGTGCAACTACGGGCCGACCGAGGCCACCGTCACCTGCGTGCTGCACCCGGTGGCCGGCGACCCGGCCGGCGCCCGCGGGGAGTCGACGCTGCCCATCGGCCGCCCCGTCCCCGGCACCACGGCGTACATCCTGGACCCGGACCTCAATCCGGTGCCGGTCGGCGTCCCGGGCGAGCTCTACCTCGGCGGGATCCGGCTGGCGCGCGGCTACCACCGCAGGCCGGGGCTGACCGGGGAGCGCTTCGTTCCCGACCCGTTCGGCGGCGAACCGGGCGGGCGCCTCTACCGGACGGGCGACCTGGTCCGCTACGCGGCGGACGGGACGATCGAGTTCCTCGGCCGGATCGACCAGCAGGTCAAGATCCGCGGGTTCCGGATCGAACTCGGCGAGATCGAGGCGGTGCTGGCACAGCACCCGCGCCTGCGGGCGGTGGCGGTGGTGGCCAGGGAGGTCCAGCCGGGCGACCGGCGCCTGGTCGCCTACCTGGTCGGCGAGGACGGCACCGTCCCCGACCCGGCCGAGCTGCGCCTGTTCCTGGGCGACCAGCTCCCGGAGTACATGATCCCCTCGCTCTGGGTGCCGCTGGCCGAACTGCCGCTCACCAGCAGCAAGAAGGTGGACCGGCGGGCCCTGCCGACCCCGGAGCCGGACCGCGCCCAGCTCACCACCGCCTACCTCGCGCCCCGCACCCCCCTGGAGACGGCGCTGGCCGGGATCTGGGCCGACATCCTCCGCCTCGACCGGGTCGGGGTGGACGACGGGTTCTTCGACCTCGGCGGGCACTCGCTGCTCGCCACCAGGGTGCTGGCCCAGATCCGCCAGGCCTTCGGGGTCGACCTGCCGCTGCGCCGCCTCTTCGAGGCACCGACGGTCGCCCTGCTGGCCGAGTCCGTCGAGCAGGCCGTCGAGGCGCAGATCGCGGAGCTCTCCGACGAGGAGGTCGAGCGGCTGCTCGCGGCGGAAGGCGAGTAG
- a CDS encoding helix-turn-helix transcriptional regulator → MGEPVAVSIVAMDPVLGAGVRSMLQSQADVAVVLPGEQSAVAVVVVDQVARPVLDLVRTARNAAHRPEVVLVATDLGSAGTMHAITAGARGLLRRSEASADRLTRTVLAAAGGDYTVPPDLLDGLLEQRAATRAPAAEAPAAAGSLSDRERSVLRLVAEGRETAEIARELSYSPRTVTTVVHDITHRFQLRNRAHAVAYAMRAGLL, encoded by the coding sequence ATGGGTGAGCCAGTGGCAGTCAGCATCGTCGCGATGGATCCGGTGCTGGGAGCCGGCGTCAGAAGCATGTTGCAGAGTCAGGCCGATGTCGCCGTGGTGCTGCCCGGCGAGCAGTCCGCGGTCGCGGTCGTCGTCGTCGACCAGGTGGCCCGTCCGGTGCTGGACCTCGTGCGGACGGCCAGGAACGCGGCCCACCGGCCCGAAGTCGTCCTGGTCGCCACCGATCTGGGCTCCGCCGGGACGATGCACGCGATCACCGCGGGCGCCCGGGGGCTGCTGCGCCGCAGCGAGGCGAGCGCCGACCGGCTGACCCGGACGGTGCTCGCGGCCGCCGGCGGCGACTACACGGTGCCGCCCGACCTGCTGGACGGCCTGCTGGAGCAGCGCGCCGCCACCCGCGCGCCCGCCGCCGAGGCCCCGGCGGCGGCCGGCAGCCTCAGCGACCGGGAGCGCTCGGTGCTGCGGCTGGTCGCCGAGGGCCGCGAGACGGCCGAGATCGCCCGGGAGCTGAGCTACTCCCCGCGCACCGTGACGACCGTGGTGCACGACATCACCCACCGGTTCCAACTCCGCAACCGCGCCCACGCGGTGGCGTACGCGATGCGGGCGGGGCTGCTGTGA
- a CDS encoding response regulator transcription factor: MTLTARQTEVLALIADGHGNAAIARQLSCSEHTVKNVIYELMARLQARNRAHAVAHAVRDGLI; the protein is encoded by the coding sequence GTGACGCTGACCGCCCGGCAGACCGAGGTGCTCGCCCTGATCGCCGACGGACACGGCAACGCGGCGATCGCCCGGCAGCTGTCCTGCTCGGAGCACACCGTGAAGAACGTCATCTACGAGCTGATGGCCCGTCTCCAGGCGCGCAACCGGGCCCACGCGGTGGCCCACGCGGTGCGGGACGGGCTGATCTGA